The window AGCAGCTAgccttgaggaaaaaaacccaaaaatcaaAGCAATACCCGAGACAGGGGGAGCTTTACAGAGGCCCCTCTGAACACTGCGCTCTTGCCACACCTCTTATGAGTcaccaggaaaggaaagagtTGTGCATTGGGAAGCCATTTTACAGCGTGTTCTCTGCTCTGGTGATTTCAGATGAAGAGCACTTTGTACACATCCTTGACTAGTACATGAGGACTTCAAGCCACTCCTCACAACTCAGGGTGGTTCTCTTTCAAACTTATTTCACTGATAAGGCAGAAACGTACTCCTAAGTACATTCAGTTTCTGTACCATAGAActgatctatttattttttaaacaagctcAAAGTCTTCCCTGCAAAACTACTGAGAAACTTGGTCACAATAATCCCATTAAACTCCAAGGTAATTCCCGTTActcaaaaataattcaggtaCCAACTACAACCAATGAAGAAACCCACTGCATCACAAAAACATATTAATGATAACGTAATGTCAAATACAGCACTGACAGTGAAAAGAAAGTGCAGATGAGATCACACGCTTTGTCTCACTGCAAAATTGCTGCAAGTAAATGCAATGTTCCCCAAGTAACCCTACTGAAGTAACGTAAGTCCATTTGAGTCGAGTAATCATGTGAAACCAAACGCACAAGCTTCCATCTCTTTCAGAGGAAGGCTACCTCCACATTAGACTACTTAATTTCAGACTCCCTGTCACGCTTTATCTGCTTGCTTAAACAACATGTTTATGCACCTCGGTTAGTTATGACTGTTCCACCAACCTGCTCTGTATGGCCATGATTGaggtttttcttaatttctctcACTGGACGATGCAAGTTGTACAACACTGATCTTGTTTTTCAGGCAGGGAGGCATAGTTCATTTGCCTGACGATCTCAGCAAACAGTTCATCCACCATTGTTTTGCTCTTGGCTGATGTCTCCATGAAGGGACAGCCCCACTCCTGAGCCAGGGCTCTGCCTTCTGCAGATAAGACCTCCCTCTCCGACTCCAGATCCACTTTATTCCCCACTAGGATCAGAGGAACTTTCTCGTATCTCTTCACCCGGACAATCTGGTCCCTCATCGGCTTGATGTCCTGATTAAACAATCCCACTGGTTAGTACATGTAAGTAATCACAAGAAATTGCTATATAATCACTacagaagaacattttaataacaCTCACATGCAACTGAACATTCAAAATACATCAGAAGACTTCTTAAATTCATATTCATGCAGATTCAGAACTCAGAGAAAGTTTACTACCAATTTTTAATATaagttactttttattttatataaatgcatACAAATTTATAAagtgtatgcatatatacaaacagaaaattactacTGTACTCTAAGACATACTTTCAGTTCAGCTAGAGGAAGATACAGTATAGCTGCTTTGAAAGttgatttcagttttctgaaaaaaattgtctcGAGTCTAGCGACCTGGAGCATTAGTAGTAGCATCCATTACACAATCATTTAGGAAGCTTGTGTTTAGTTTACAGCTTGAGAAAGCCAGTCATTTAAATAGTCTTCTCACTTCTGGAATGCTTAGAATAATTCATTGTGAGCACATTTAATCACATGTAAGTAACCAAATTAGATGCTGTAAAGAGATTTTATTACCTAGAGATTCATTTATTCAAGTCTGAGCTAACATTGGGAGTTTACACTTGAAAGGCTGAGTCAGCCTCCTCTGCCCCCTGAGTGCTTTAAGTTACTATCAGTACTACTAAGTTCTACAAATTCTTGCATAGCTCTGGGACAAAGCAATTTAAGCATTTGAAGTTACCACTGTGTAAAAGAACTGCAGAACGGCTTACACCTACAGGCTTCAAAGTAAACATGCTATagacagacaagaaaaattaaatattaacaggATAGATTACTAACTGTATGTCCATCCCTCAAATAATGGGGACTCACTGGTCCCCaagataaatgaaaatgagGGGAGAAGCATCCCAATGTCATTGCtgttgttttccaaagaaagtaTGTCTTCAGCTTGCGCTTGTGCTATTCTGAGGCCTCTGCTAAGATAAAGTTTAGCCTTCAGCAGAAGCAAACATACTGATTCAGTGGGGGTGTGCAAGGCTTTGCCAAGCAGCTGGAATACACCCAACTCAGCAACTGAAGCCAATGCAGTAGTTGCAAATCCCTGTGCTGCATGCAGTGCTGCTAAATCTACTTATTCTCACAAATAAAGCCTCACTTCTACAGGCAGCTTTGACCAATTACTGAGAGAgatacttctattttttttgaGAGTTTTAATAGTAGAAATGAAATCCAGACCCACAAATTATCGCATATGGCCTGCTTCTCCTCTCCAGTACACCACCTACGCTGTGAAAGCATTGAGTTTATGCTGGACAGGAACAAattttgggggaagggggcaAAAAACAGCTTACTCAGCAAGTCACAACTGCAGAACAATAAGACTCTCTTCAAGactaaataaagaaatatgcCTTTTAAGAAGgcgggtggggtgggggtggggttaggaataaagaaaaaagggaagtcTCGATTTTAATATCCACCGATTTCTTCGTGAAAGGGGATTGCCAAAAGATTTCTGTCGGGCAACTGGGACCGGGTCTTTGTTAAATCCCAGGCAGTGTTGGAGAACAATGGTGGCAACCTGATAAGTACCTGCAAAGCAAGCAGTTTTCCAACAGGAAGCAGGGCTGGCAAACGCACTTTCGAGGGGGCATTCTCACTTTTGCCCCTTCAGAGATCAAGGGCTTGCACGCACACGTGGATAAGCCTAAAACTTCCTCCTCGGCCCAGCGCCTTCCCCAGGGCTGGATCGGCTGCGGCCAGAGAGGGaccgccggggccgccgcctccccgcccgcccgagctgccgcccctgccccgggccCGGGCGAGGTTACCTGGAAGGACTGCTGGTTGACCAGGCTGTAGACGAGGATGAAGCCCTGCCCGTTTTTGATGTAGAGATCGCGCATGGAGGCGAACTGCTCGGTACCCGCCGTGTCGAGGATCTCCAGCACCGAGGGGGACGAGTCCACCTCAATCTCCTTGCGGTAGAAGTCCTCGATGGTAGGGTCGTACTTCTCGATGAAGGTCCCGGTGACGAACTGCACCGTCAGGGCGgacttccccacccccccactgcccagcaccaccaccttGTACTCCCGCATCGGGCCCCGCAGCCACTCGCCGctcccccgccgggcccgccgccgcggcccgggccTAGGGCAGGCGGCAGCGCGGCCCTCGCATAGCCCCGGCCCGCCTGAGGAGAAGGGCGAGGCCCCGCTGCTCCCGCGCCGTCCTGAGGGGGAGAGACAGCCGTtagggcccggcccggccccaccGCCGCCCGCCACCCCGCTCCTTACCGCCGCGCCTCACTCCATCCCGCTCCTTACCGCCGCGCCTCACTCCATCCCGCCGCGCCTCAGCCGCGGGAACCGCCCGGcagggccgcccccgcccggaAGGGTTATGCTGCGGCACCCGGGGGCGCGCCCCTCTCCGCCGCCCGCTCCGGTCACTTCCGGCGCGGAGCTCCGGCCGCGCAGGCGGGGCCCAGCCCGCGGCTGCGTCACCGCGCCGCGGGGGACGGGTTAGAGTGTGGCaccgcggcggccccgggggcgggggggacggCTTTGCGTGTAGCACCGCGGCGTCCTCCCTGCCCGCCCAACAatggcggcggccggcggcccGCGGGCGCTATGGCGGAGCGctgcccgggctggggggaaggcGGTGCAGGGGCGGGCGGCCCCCGCGCTGTATGGCCACGCACGGCTCCTCGCTGTCCCTCAGCTAGGCCCGGGGGGGCGGGTGGCCCCGCGGGCGTGGGGCGCAGGCCCCGCCACCGATCGGGGCCCACACTGGGCCTGCTGTGGGGCCGAGCTGCTGCCCGAGTCCGGCAGCACCGGGGCCTTGTCGGGGCCTGCCAGCCTGGAAGCCATCCTTCGTTTCGTTCGCGGCTGAAGTTCCATTAAGAGGCAGTTTTCCCGAGGGGCGCGCTGGGCAGCTCCTGGTGGACATTCGGTCCCTGCGgagaggggcggggggggctgcggcaCGGGCAGCGGCCaccggggggtggggagggacgGGACCCCCTGCCGTGTGAGGTATTTCTCCAGGCATTCCTTCAGGTGCCTGAAAGCCTGCAAAGTGGGCTTACAAAAGACATTCTCACTTACGAGCGTTGCCCTGTACCCTTACACCTCGCCTGTCCTGTGCTTTCGcagaggttttgctttgttctgttttcttcccctcccagctccctgcacggcaagcctccccccccccccccccccccccccgccccaaccGGCACCGAGTGCCGGGGCGCTCGGTCGCTGCTGCGGGCCGACAGCAGGTGTCAGCCGGGGGCCGGGCACGGCGCATCCacccgcggcggccccgggcgctTTCGGCAACGGCCCTGACGTGTCATCCCGCacaccaccccccgccccggtgcGTTTCCCCCGCTGTTAAGTAACTAAACAGAATAAACGTTTGTTTTCTTGGTGAAAGAAAATCCCTCCGTAGCCTCAGACCTGCCTCGATCATTTGCATGAAGCGTGCCCACCCCTAGGAGAAGCTACCCTCTAGTATAATCAAATTTGTTTCAGAGCACCgggctgctgcttctcacaggCTGCAGAATTTCAGCAGACACGTGTGAGTTGCAGGATATACCCCCTTCCTCTGTGCATCACCTGTCTGATTGCAAGTCTGCCGTCTATCTCTGTTGTGCCCGCCCCACGCTTCCAGCAGGCCCTAGAAAGGTGCCTGGTCAGGGCTGAGCATCATCCAAAAATCAGATAAGGTACCATAGAGGTGGCTCTGCCGTTTTCACAAACAGCGTTCTTTTATTCACTGTCTTTCCATAAAGAATACTCTTGTCCATTATGGGGGAAACTCGGTGAGGACTTTTAGCCACCAGAACAACTCTTAACACAAGTTACACCAAATTTGAGTCacactttttattattttttttattacatgtaAGTAATaacctctctccttcctttgccATTGCCTCCGAAATTGTTTTGTCAAGTAAATTGCTGGCATGAGGTAGATGTGCCTGGAAGACATGTGGCTGGTGAATCAgctcaaaaatgcaaaaaggtGAGCATTAAAAACGGGCTGCCTCCTACTTCAACCCTATCATAAATCATGAGTAGTAGCAATGTACCAAATGCACTCAAGGTGCTCAGGATAAAGGAAAGATGCAGTCACTGGCAGAGGAGCTTCCCGTCTAATTTTAACCATGACACAATCAGCGACAGTGGCAaatgggggggagggagaaaaggggCAAGGGAGGATAAGGGTGACAATAATGAGATTACACGGTCACTTAGGTTCATTCTGTGCATGTCTTTGTGGCACTGCTGGTCCATTATGATCGCGATGGGTGGAGGAATGACTAAGGCAGAGGAATCGGAGCAAAGAGCATAGCAATGGGGCAAGcggaagaaaaaacaaacacatttttgtgcAATTTGACTTAACCAGCAATACTTCACTCTCGAGCTGAGTGGACAGGTCAAGCAGGTGGGCACGGGATTGGGAACctggatattttttccttcaggtgcATAACCAGTATCAGTTTGGATTCCCAAAGATTTATTTCCCAACTCACAGCACTTTTTACCTGGCCTTACATGtctacagctgaaaaaaggcTGATCTCAAAATGCACCCGATTGTTCGTTATCCTTAAGATGAGTTGTTCCCTTCATTGAACAGTTTGCACAGCTCTTTCACCGCCTTGTACACTACCATATACTTGGAGCCACAAAAATAGCTGGTGATGTAAAAGGTTTTGAAACTCTGGATGGGAAGAGCTGCTTCTGCCATAAATGGCCAAGCCCTGAGCCAGCCACGCAGAGCACCTCCTGCTGATAGCGCCGCTCCCTCGCTATCACCATCTCCGTCCCGGTGAGGTGTGGCACATCCCAGGTCAAAGGCCTGATTTAATCTCTGCCGCTGCTTTCTCCCTGCCAAGGAGAAAGGCACTGGGCTCTGCCCTGCGCACTGCCCCAGGAGGGTTTGCCCTCTCTCAGCAAAACAAACCTCCCAAATGAGCATCTGGGCAGGATTTGATTgctgccagagcagctctgtgctcttGATGGACTCAGCTGCTCTATGCCATGCCCGCAGCCAGCAACAATAAAGTAGGCTTTTATTAAACTAACCTGCTAAAACACAGATCCTGCAGAGATGTTCAGGGAACGGACAGATGGCACAAGCAAGGGCCAGGAAAAATTGCAATCCCCATCTCACCAATGTGAGAGACGGATCCTGCCCCGTGCTGCGtccagcagggaggcaggcgagagggcaggcagcgccctgccctgcagagccagccctgAGAGGTGACAGAGCAGCATTCCCAAGCTCTGGAGGGAGTGAGGCATCTGGAGGATCTCCTACGGTTGCTAGCGTGGGACTGCACCACCTCCCCACCAGCCAAagcctccccaccccagccacgGCGTGGacactgcccagctgctgctgctgcctctcctctcGCGGGCTGTCCGTGCTGTCATTATCGATCGTCTCGCTGCTGTGACTCACCGTCTCTGCCCGAGCTGTAAACCAGGCTCCTCTGCCAGGAAGCCTGCAGTAGGCTGCTGAGCGAAGGCAGCAGGAGTAGCCTGGATTTCACCTAAGTTTCCGTCTAGCTGGGCGTATCATTTgcataaatacatgcaaaaccAGCTTAAGACCTGGTGTCATTTCttctccacctcctccagcagTTTTGCTAATCTTTTATTGTGCCTCATGTTGTTCAGCATGTAAGCTGCAGGGTAGGGACCGGCTCCTCGGGGCTCGCATGGCTGCCGGAGCACTGGGGGCTGCTCTCGCGTGCAGCTCTTTCAAGGGGGTCCTGTCATACCAGCCACATAACCATCACAACAACTTTTGATTTCAGCTCCGTCACATTACACTGAAATATGTCTTATGGGTTGGATGCATTCACCTGGCCTAGACTCCTAATTTTGGGGCTGTTTCAGGCAGTACAACCTGCAGAgatacttttcttctttgccaggCTTTTCCTGCCAATGTAGAGATGACTCAGAGGAAAATTCTGAGCACTTTTCTCtagaaatttctcattttctgtcatCTGTCAGCTTTTAGCTGTTACTTTAGTAGCAACAAAAGGCATGCTGGCACTTAAAAAAGGTAAAGgacattttccaaagcaattaCTGACTTCGGGGCAGAAATGGGGCTATACTGAATTACAATTGATACAACAAGGAGGTTACTGGGATTTCTGGGAGGAGAAGCATCTCTCTTTAGTCCTCAGGCATGGTACCAGATCACCAGCCATTTAGGAAAGCTTGGCCCGGGAGCTGATTGTTGCTGatgagcagcactgcaggtgaaGATGCTGTTGTTACACCCTGCCACGCTCGCAGCCTGCAGCCCCTCGCCTCCGCGCCAGCCCTCCCTCCTGGTTATGCCCTCTGATCCTGCATCTCCTGCCTGCGAGATCAGCACCCCATACCGGGGCTGGCAAGTGGCTTTCCAAGTGGTGACAAGTCATGTGAGGACATCACTGGTGCAGCCAGAAAGCTGGTTTCGTAGGTTGttcctctttccattttctccaaATGTCGAGCTATCTCCTCATTGCCCTTCATGGTCCGAACTAATATCATCTGTACCGCAGTGCCTGGGAAGTGCCTTCAGCTATCGCTCACCATATCTGCCTCGGGTTCCTGCCGAGCTGCAGCTCAATGACTCCACGAGTGGCTCATCCTTCACACACATGACATGATGCCAGCACGGTACGCTCTCCTTGGGTACCAGCTTCCATGGGTTTCTGCAAAGCTGAGAGGACAGGGCTGTCCTCAGGCTTGACCTTGTCAAATCACCGCCACACGTGACAGCCTCTCCCTgtcatacatacatatatacaaaatatacatacatattttgaaGTTTCTAGCCAACGTTGTAGTagagtaaaactgaaaatgcaactCCTTAAGGCTCAAAAGCCAGAAGGCAACAGTGAACACATAAACCAAACCTGTTGCTTTAAACCCcaagtgaaaagaaaggaagggggaaggtaAGTACACTATCAAGATATACTTTTGAGatttgtgaaaataaagcaattttaaacTGACATCTAACAGAAGAGTTCCcattcacttttaaaattccataggttttcctttttttatcaTATTCCTGCACCATTTGCAATTCAAATGCTACAGAGGTGTGCAAACTTGTGCACGAAATGCACTAGCAGAATGAAGCCACCAGCAATTAATTAGAGTGAAACCCTCCGCTTTACTCCCattggagagaaagagagaaaatgtgacATTCAATCCAAATGGGATATtgataaaatactttaatatgATGTTGATCTTAATAAGAAAacctatttctttcttctttttaataaattacttCTCAGTTGACAATTTTCTTGTAGCAAAGTGACAAGTATTATGCCAAATTGTTAACTCCTCCATGCAAACTCCAGCGCTGAGGTCATTAAAGCATGCTGAATGCCTGGATGGGAGCTACCAGGTTGTGTGATGACCTGAGATCACTACAACCACTGTGTGGTCTCATTTTCAGCCCTGGGACAGGCGTTGTTACCGAGATTTGGTGACATGGGgacatttctgctgaaatactggTGCCTCATTCCTGGGGCAAGCCAGGTCATTCCTCCTGGTGGGAATGGGAGCACACACACATAAAGCAGGTTCTGGCAGTGCTCATGGCCCATGGGAGCTACATTTCCCAGGTGGCCAATGCCACCATCACCAACTGCTGCGGGGTGGCATATCCGCACGGCACAGCCCCGTTCCCCATGCCAATGGCGCTCGCTTTCCCACCCATCACTTCTCTCCAGCCACAGCTGAGGATGTGTACACTCAGTAATGTCACTGCAGGGTCCGCGTGCCAGGCACACATCCCCAGATGGCCACGCTGCACATGGCTCTCAGGAGGGTGGAGGCAGGTCATGGGCCGAGATGCTTCTGGAGGAGATCAACCTGAGGCTGGAGGGAAAGGCTTTCCAGGAAAGTGCATCGGCAGAGTTGCGAGCAATGGCCAGCCAGGCAGAGCTTCCCCTCAGGCTGCATTTGCAAAAAGCTAACAAAACGGTCTGCGAAGCAAGAACACAGCGAGCTCATTACGAGACACTTATCAGCCTTCCTGGCAAGGGAGGCCAACGGTGCAAAGCTGCGTGTCCTCCGTGCCAGAGCCTGTCAGCTCCCCTGTAAACTACACCTGGCCACTTGGAAGCAATCCAGGCACCAGTGAGGGTCTTCACAACACCCTGGAAAGCTGCAGCCTGAGTAACGTGTGGCATCTGTCAGCATCATCCAAGGGAGCTGAAGCAGTGGCCCTCAAAGGCTGGCTGCTCCAGGAGCCTGGCACGGCAGCCAAAGGGTTAAAGCACTTGGACAGGGAAGGTCCTTGGAGGAGAAAAGCACCAAAACTGCTTAATTAGAGTATTCAAATTGGATGGAGTTGCAAAGCAGTTAATTTCtcaacttgaaaaaaaccagaattcaTATTTGCCAGCCAAGATCAGAAGCAGCGGGGGCTGTCGACAGCCTCGCTGGggctccctgtgctggggaggacTCCAGAGGTCTCTGCCACAATTGCCTGCGGTCTTTAGcattttgttctgcagtttATGAACTTGCCCAAGTTCATTTTGTGGGTAAAAGCCAGTGATCCAAACTCCAGCTGTATCTCTGTCTTCAGTagcacagggctgctggccGGTTTGGTATTGCAGAAAGGCACTTTGgtgtttcaaataatttcctaaTTTACACAGTCTGGAGAGGATCAAACCTGTGGCTGGTGAAAGCAAGCATGGCTCTGATGGGGCTGGTGCTCTTTCCCAGCCCCTGAGGCAGCCAGCCACCTCACTGTCCTTGCATGGATGGACAAACAAACAGAACCCAACACGAAGGGAGCTGCCACTCATGCCAAGGGTCCACTGCCTCATTCATCCATGGCCACGGGCATCTTGGCATCAGCAGCCTGAGtgagcccagctgtgctggtgctggggagaggaTGCTCTTGCTTATGCCTTGTGCCACGGCGTACCCGAGGCAGCTCCAGTGTGGGGATGTGGACTCAGGATGCTGTGGGGAGAGTGCCGAGGCTCATCCCTGCGCTAGTCCTCATCCACGGGCTGGTAGCTCTCGTCACTCTGGTCCATCTGCCTCATTCTTCAGGCTCTTCTCATctcctgctttttgcttttctaatctTTCCCCAATATTTAATCCCATGCCAAATTCTTTCCCATCCTCTTAAAATTCTGCAAGtctcttaattctttttttttcttcttttttttttttttaagcttggcTGTGTAATTGCAAAGCGTCTTGAATCCCTCTGTGTTTGGTCTTCATACCTTGTGCCACCACTATGTTCCAATCACTTAAACATGAGGTTTTTGCATATTGTGCTTGTTGACGCAAATTCTTGCATGTTCCCTAGAAAGAAATTCATCCTTCATTATCCGGTGCTTTGCAGTGAATGAGAAGGGAcgtcacagcagcagcagaggcagcagctgagggtcCCCACCCTGCGCCACATCTCAAAGCAATGATGATGTCTGAGCTGAGCTGGGGTTTCTTTCCTGGCAGTATCTTGTTGCTCTTCAACGGCTGTGAGTGAAAGGCTTTGACACCCTCCATCAGCGCCGCACCAGGCTGCGTGGCTCTGTGGGGTCCCCTGTTGCCCTCCCGCTGGCGAGGCGGCTGTCACCTCCCTGGCATCACCCACGAGTCTCAGCACAatgggaagagggagaaaaaaaaacatgtccCCGTTCACAGAGACGTTGCGcacagagaacagagaaaatCAATCTCTGGCTGCTGAGCCTCTGACACTTTGTGTTGCTGAAAGGAATAATcaagcccagccctggggaagaCAAAgatggaaagcaaaaaataaagctttcccCATCAGGATGATTTCTATCTGGGGTTGGGGTCCTCCCCAGGGATTCCAGAGGTGGTTTTGGGAGAGGAT of the Falco naumanni isolate bFalNau1 chromosome 14, bFalNau1.pat, whole genome shotgun sequence genome contains:
- the RAP2C gene encoding ras-related protein Rap-2c is translated as MREYKVVVLGSGGVGKSALTVQFVTGTFIEKYDPTIEDFYRKEIEVDSSPSVLEILDTAGTEQFASMRDLYIKNGQGFILVYSLVNQQSFQDIKPMRDQIVRVKRYEKVPLILVGNKVDLESEREVLSAEGRALAQEWGCPFMETSAKSKTMVDELFAEIVRQMNYASLPEKQDQCCTTCIVQ